GCGTGGATCTCCCTTCGGCTCAATCCTTCTCGAGGAGGGTGGTGAAGAGGTCGTGGTGCTCCTCCTCGTCCGAGAGGATCTTGTTGAAGAGGAACTCCGTCGTCTCGTCCCCCTCCTTCCGGGCGACCAGGATGATCTTCTTGTACATCGAGATCGCCGTCTCCTCGTCCTTCCTGTCGGTCTCGATCATCTCCTTGAGCGTGGTGCCGAGGAAGATCGGCGTCGGCTTCGTGGTGGGGATCCCCCCGAGGTAATTCAGCCGCTCCGCGA
The genomic region above belongs to Deltaproteobacteria bacterium CG2_30_66_27 and contains:
- a CDS encoding ferritin, with product MASKKPSAELLDLLNQAIAREIQVSVQYMWQHVLWKGVQGYAVKDAFRMTAISEMKHAEAIAERLNYLGGIPTTKPTPIFLGTTLKEMIETDRKDEETAISMYKKIILVARKEGDETTEFLFNKILSDEEEHHDLFTTLLEKD